The genomic region GGGGGTAGTCAGTCTTGGGGGGTAATTGCCCTAACTCTGCTCCTCCAAATGACACCCCTATTCACTTATCAGTTAGTATAGTATGTTAGTTGTTTGGTGTCATGTGAATGCACGGCAGACCCCAATAAGACTCATCTAACTCTACCATAATCTAGACACTAACCAAGCTACTTAGGAAATATCTGGACTCTCAGATTTAAGAAAAAATTACAAGATCACAACTACCCGTAAGAAGATATATGGGCGTTTAAGGGACATGTCAGTCCTATACAAAATACCTGACAAATTGTGAGAGAACATTTAAATCCAGAAATATGACTGGCAATATACAACACTCACGAAATAGAAGCATAACGAAATCACACCCACAAACCTCAAGAACTGAAACACGGAATATAAAATCAGTAAGGAGAAACAGCACCAATATACCACCTTTTTAAGAATCTTGATAGAAAACCGTCTCCAGCAACTACTTTATCAGGAGGGCGGCAGGACCTTGTGTGTAACGATGACTCTCCCGTGCAACCGCTGCGAGAGGTGGGCGTGCGGGCCCTCCCCCCTTTAACACACTCCACGCGGGTTATATTGTTGGAAAATTAAGGGAAATGTAAGAACGTGGCGTAAATAAGTGAAATGAGGGCCGTTCTGTCGTTTATCCTTTATGGAAAGACGTTATCTCACGTTCACGATCTTTCTGACACCAGTTATTTGCTTCAGAATTGGAGACCGAAGATTGAGGAAACACGACGAAAACTATTGGATTTTTATCAGTATATTTCAAGTACCGGCGTGATCCCGAAAATTGACCCTAAAATGATTAGATTACTGATTTGTTTTAATTCAGGCATATCGCGTTAAAGACTTTTCGAGTTTCCtagtcatcattactgatatagtGTAAGCAAAATCATCGTGTTTCACCGGTGTAGCTGTAAGGTATGGCTTGGCATTTTCGTATATAGGAAATAAAaactcgccccttcctccctccctctctgtctccataAACTTAAAGTAAAAATTATaaattgtctccctctctcattttctcggtACCTTCATCCTTAATCGGAGAAGAAAGGCGAAAATCTTTAATGTCATAAGCATAAAATTTCGGTAACGATGCAAAGTTAAAGTAGGTTGCTAAGTAGTCTTATATACTACCCGGTAACATTCTGACGGCCGGTGGGATTTCAAAGGCTTAGTAAGTCTTGCTGCTGTGTGTTATTTACAAtacttttgtttgtgtatgtcatTAACTGAGAAGATTCTGTTGAGTTGCATAATAACTCAGATGCTCTTTACGCAAAATTCATTAACACAGTGTTTTGAACAAGGAGACCTCATTACATAAGAGCCAGAATAGACCATAGTAGTTTTGCTAGGATTGTGGTATTAGAGAGgaacttaccattattatttgttgtagcTTTCagtaattaccatcaccatcatcatcgctacTATCAGCATCATTACAGTTAccaccactccacccccacccccaatccataacaccattgtcaccatcacaccaccaccccctatatccccccaccccaacccataACGCCATTATATCACCATCACACCACTGTCGTATCACCAGCACCGCACCTGatgcaaaatgataataacctttaatgatatattcattcattccattAATGATATATTCTTTTAATTACAAAATTTAATGAGAAAGTGAAGAATTAGGTTATAAATCAACATCAAATTTTCAGCTGCTGATTAAGACACAATGGAGCGTTGGGTTGGACGTGTTGCTTTGGTCACAGGAGCAAGCTCAGGCATTGGGGCTGCCATCTGCCGACAGCTGGTTGGTGCAGGCATGAAAGTGGTCGGAGCAGCACGTAATGCTGACAGGATTcaggtgtgtatttttgtatatgaaatatatacatgagcTTGCCTTTACATTTGGATCAGTCTTGGTTATATGTAGTTGATGAAGCTTCAAGAGCCAGTTAGCaaatgatttattttttcctgCAGAAGGTATAAAGTTTAGTGTAGTACTCATGGTCTCGTAGATGTCTATTGATTGGAAAAAACTACTATATTCAGCTTCCTACataatttatgtaaatttatatgaatacaatACAATGAGTACTTTGTACTCAGAGCATTGCATTagcaatattttcatttttatatctgtatgattaaCAAAAGTCCTCTTATCTGTTTTACAAGGCTCTTTCAAAGGAATTGTCAGGAATGCCAGGAAGCCTGACAGCCATGAAATGTGACTTGACCAAAGATTCAGAAGTCCTGAATCTCTTCTCTGGCATTAAGCAGCAGTTTGGTGGTGTTGATGTCTGTATCAATAATGCTGGGATGTCTCACAACCACAGTCTTCTTGGTAGGTATAGctttataaatatttgaatatgtcCTTATAGTaacataattataagaaaaaaatattgtaattcaATTTTATAGGTATTCTTTGCAGATATAACTGAAATGATTTACTTTTATCCAACAGTATTGTAAAGTATGTAGCATATTGTGATAAATAAATATCCATTGCTCCTTAGATGGTACACCagaagaatggagggaaatgTTGGATTTGAATGTAGTGGCTCTTTGTCTTTGCACCAAAGAAGCTGTGGCGTCTATGAAGGAACGAAAGGTGGATGATGGCCATATCATTCATATTAGCAGgtaacaaaattattttttttttacttgactaAATTCTACATGATACTGAATatgataacctttttttttttttaaatgagaaaAGCAGCTTTATATCTGCTCTAAAAATGAAATCGAAGATGTTTTGAGATGAAAAATATTAGGTAGTAGTAAAAAGAACAGTGTGATTCTGATGCCATAAATGAATGTCTAAAACCTCTGAACTATTGTGGAATGTGATGATATTTAAAGATTTTAGTAGAAGGCTGCTTCTTGTTAACTGCTCAGCTTCACTATATTTACCTTATCAAGTACCTCTCCAAAGATTGGAAAGCATCTAAGTGAGAATCCATAATTTCAGTCATAAGAAATTGATTAAAAGATGTAAACTGTATACTCAGATAATCTTAGAATTCTATTGGTTGACAGCAGATATTAGATATCTGCTTTTTATACAGTATCTCAAAAgattatatttatttgaattgGGAAAAAGTGGTTAGTGGTCCATGACCTGAAACATGTTAAGAGGTGATGGTATAAATGGACATAAAAGATTCATTTTAAGTtgagtatttatgcatgtgtgaaaTTTTACAGCATCCTAGGACATGTAGTTACTGGAAGTGCACCCATACACTTCTATACTGCCACTAAATATGCAGTTACAGCACTTTTAGAAGGCTTGCGGCAGGAGCTCCGAGCTGAAAAGTCACACATACGTGTTTCGGTAAGATTTTTCAAGTGCATTTGTTTTGGAATTTAGAACTATACCGCTAAACCATCAAATTTGGTAATGAattgatatttgaaaaaaatgagTCCCTAGACTCCCTAAGGAGTTTGTCTGTAAGATAGTTTCAGAAAGGGATATagatattaaagtaataataatattagtaacttcACTCATGAGACTGAAACTTGTAAATCATATTAACCCATTTCTACAAGGATGACATGTTTATACTTACCATATCCATTGTGAATttagtttattgattttgtttacatatagatggctctacaagagcttaattactattactagttcTATCTCATCAGtttgcccttttcctttatttctggggagattcttttgtttactttaattgctcttactatttttataacataataaccctgatgtcaataataatagtaacagtatagATATTAACAGTATTAGAATTTAAAATATTCTTGAAAATTCAAAGAGTAAGGTCATGTAGGGCCTAttaattggctccttggtgatTGAGCACCTGTGGAGcaatgtacatataaacaaattcaaAATGAAATTGTAGTGCATAGTACAAATATCCAGTCCTAATGGGTTAAATTTAATGCTTATATTGGGTTCCTTTTGAATTTcaacaaatattatataacatttttcTAATTTTATAGTGGAAATGAGATGATGTTTTATTGGCATATATTAATCCATTTCTTATGGTTTAATGTACTATCCACTGTAGCTTTTTTGTCAGTTTTGTTCTGCACCGATGGCTACACAAGTACTTAGCCACCAAGTAGTCAATTAGTCAGGTGTgagtgacctcacctgatttctccATCCTTGATTTATTTTGCCTAATGgtgttaatattgatactgtttttattattatgatattatgatgattataatgtttttagATTACTACCTAATAGTATAAAATAGAAGAGAATCTTTTAAAATATCTAGGAAGAGGATAAACAGGACAAGTAGGACTAATAATTGCCGCCTGTGGCTAAGTGCTTGTggagccacctatgtgtaaaacaattaataaactgAAATACAGGGATAAGGCATGCATATCATCCCATCCCAGACCATTGGATTGATTTTCCAAGTACACTgcatgtaattaatatatattatccttTCCATATGCAAAAAGGCTGTTAGTCCTGGCCTAACTGAGACTGAATTTTCTCCTCGAatgagaaaagatggagagaatgcATATAGTGCCTTCAAGTGTTTGCAAGCAGAAGATGTTGCTTCTTCTGTATTGCACGTCCTGTCAGCTCCGCCACATGTACAGgtaatataacatattatatcttTTGTTTGCTGAAAGTCTTTCAGACTGAATAAATGCTACATGTATATAAGCAAAAACATGCACATGTTCAAGTATGTGGATATGTACATGCtcataatgcatacacatacacactcacatgcacattcacatgcacttgtacttgcacatgtatatgtacatgcatctgcacttgtacatgtacatacatatgtagatgcatTCTCTCttgtacacatgcacacccacacatgctTTTGTATGatgacgcacacatgcacatgaacatacagacacatatgcacattcttacctaaccatacatacacatttgcacatgcacaagcatagTTATATATggacaagaataagaaaatacacatgtgggcatacatacactcatttatGCATATGCACTCTCTTATTTTATGTCagtttatttatcattctctttccatctctgtaTTATGTAAGGTATTatctttgtgtttgcttgtttgtatactTTAGTATTTTGATATCTAGTTattgaatatacatgtatttagttCATCACTTTATGTCTGTtgaaatacatatttgtttgCAGAAGTACATGCATTTTTGTGGCTTTATTCACACATAAAGACAGTTTTTTTGTAAAAATTTTGTAAGTAGAAATTGAGGGATAAAGATTTATTGTATTAAGTACTTTTAACACCATATTTTGTGTTGACATGAATTACAAGGTAATTTATTGTtaaaatttgttttttctcttcacaGATTCATGATATTTTGATGCGACCAACATTTCAACCAGCATAAAATGATATCACCTTATCAGCAAGTTAAAGATTTTAAATTATAGTGTAAAATTATTGACTGTTAAAGAGTTTCTAACACAAGTAAGTTGTTTTTCCTTCATGTGAAGCAGGTTCCTATTTTCTGTTTCATAATGTACCTTtttgataattaattaattaataaaatattaaaagaatTAAAGGTCAATAATATATCCATTCGAAAATTtgtttaaaggaaaaagaaattggcATATACttaactactatatatatatatatttatatatatatatatatatatatatatatatacacacatacacacatatatatataaatatatatatatatatacacatacacacatatatatataaatatatatatatatatatatatatatatatatatatatatatacacacacacacatatatatataaatatatatatatatatatatatatatatatatatatatatatatatatacacacacacatatatatataaatatatatatatatatatatatatatatatatatatatatatatacacacacacatatatatataaatatatatatatatatatatatatatatatatacacacacacatatatatataaatatatatatatatatatatatatatatatatatatatacacacacacatatatatataaatatatatatatatatatatatatatatatatatatatatatacacacacacatatatatataaatatata from Penaeus chinensis breed Huanghai No. 1 chromosome 39, ASM1920278v2, whole genome shotgun sequence harbors:
- the LOC125046860 gene encoding dehydrogenase/reductase SDR family member 11-like isoform X1 → MERWVGRVALVTGASSGIGAAICRQLVGAGMKVVGAARNADRIQALSKELSGMPGSLTAMKCDLTKDSEVLNLFSGIKQQFGGVDVCINNAGMSHNHSLLDGTPEEWREMLDLNVVALCLCTKEAVASMKERKVDDGHIIHISSILGHVVTGSAPIHFYTATKYAVTALLEGLRQELRAEKSHIRVSAVSPGLTETEFSPRMRKDGENAYSAFKCLQAEDVASSVLHVLSAPPHVQIHDILMRPTFQPA
- the LOC125046860 gene encoding dehydrogenase/reductase SDR family member 11-like isoform X2 — its product is MERWVGRVALVTGASSGIGAAICRQLALSKELSGMPGSLTAMKCDLTKDSEVLNLFSGIKQQFGGVDVCINNAGMSHNHSLLDGTPEEWREMLDLNVVALCLCTKEAVASMKERKVDDGHIIHISSILGHVVTGSAPIHFYTATKYAVTALLEGLRQELRAEKSHIRVSAVSPGLTETEFSPRMRKDGENAYSAFKCLQAEDVASSVLHVLSAPPHVQIHDILMRPTFQPA